ATCGGTGGGAGCGGTACGCGAGAGCGGCACCACCGTGATCCTGGAAGATATCGCCGTGCCGGTAGCCCGCCTGGGCGACGCCATCCTGGACCTGCAGGTGCTTTTCGCGAAATATGGATATGAAAACGCCATCATTTTCGGGCATGCCAAAGACGGGAATATCCACTTCGTTGTGACACAGTCTTTCGATACACCCGCCGAAATCCAGCGGTACGACGCGTTCATCCGCGAAGTAGTGGCGCTCATCGCCGGGAAGTACGACGGCGCCCTCAAGGCTGAACATGGCACGGGCCGCAACATGGCGCCGTTCGTGGAAACGGAATGGGGGCCCGGTATCTACGAGGTAATGAAAACGCTGAAGTCGGCCATCGATCCCCAAAACCTCCTCAATCCCGGCGTGCTCATCAACGCCGACAAGGAGGCCCACATCCGGCACCTTAAAGAATTGCCGCGCGTAGAAGAGGAAGTGGACAAATGTATGGAATGCGGGTTCTGCGAATATAAATGTCCCAGCCGCAACCTCACCCTCACGCCGCGCCGCCGCATTGTGGTGCGCCGGGCGCTGGTGAAGCTCAAGCATCAGAACAGGAAACAGGATTACCAGCAACTGCTCAAAGAATATCAATACGACGGCCTCGATACCTGCGCGGTAGACGGCCTCTGCGCCGTGGCCTGCCCGGTAGACATCAACACCGGCATGCTCGTGAAGCGACTTCGGCGGGAAAATCACAGTCCGTTTGCAAATAAAGTGGCGCTGCAGGTGGCGAAGAATTTCAACTTCGTATCGAAAGCCGTTTGGGTAGGCCTCAAAGCCGGATCAGCGGTTAATAGCGTGTTCGGGGAGCATGCGATGACGGGCCTCACCAAAGGCATCCGCAAAGTGATCCCCGCCATGCCGTTGTGGAGCAGCCATCTCAGGCCTTCCAGCTGGCATCCATCACCGGCGGCCACTGTTGCGGAATGTGAGGGACCGAAGGCGGTTTACTTCCCGTCGTGCATCAACCGCATCATGGGTGGTTCGGAAAATGGAAAGAAAACAATTACCGAAACATTTGCGTCCGTGTCCCGCAAAGCGGGCATTTCACTCATACAGCCCAATGATATCGGCGGCAACTGCTGCGGGCAGATCTATTCGTCCAAAGGCTTCGGCCCGGCTTACACGCACACCGTGAACGCCACTATCGAAAAGCTCTGGAAATGGACCCGCGAGGGGCAATCGCCCGTGGTGCTCGATATTACTTCCTGTACCCATACGCTCCGCGACTGCCGCCCGGCGCTCACGCCGGAAAACAAATCCCGCTTCGACGCCATGCGGATTCTCGACAGCATCGAATATTTGCTGGAGGAAGTGTTGCCGCGGGTGGAAGTGAAGCGCCGGAAAGCCAGCATCGCGCTGCACCCGGTGTGCTCGTTGCAGAAGATGGGAATCGAAAGCAAATTCTCACAAGTGGCGAAGGCGCTGGCCGAAAACGTCACCATACCAGTGAACGCTGGCTGCTGCGGCATGGCCGGCGACAGGGGATTTCTCTTCCCTGAGCTTACCGCCTCCGCAACGCGGCCCGAAGCCGATGACCTGAAAGGCGCCTGCCACGACGGGTATTATTCTTCCGCCAAAACCTGCGAAATGGCCATGACGGAAGCCGTGGGCAAGAACTATGAGTCGATCGTGTTCCTGCTCGACGAATGCGTTGATTAATTTTTTTACTTTTTCTTGATGGGAATGATGCCTTTGCGGTAAAAGTCGAGGGCCTCAGTGAGCATGTCGTGCAAAATCGTCACCGGGAGATCAGCATCCGGATCGAAGGTCATTACTTTCATGCGGGCCCTGTCGCCTTGTTCGAGGCCGGGGTAATGCAGTCTTTTTCCTTCCACCATCCCGATGTAGGGCGTTTGCGTTTTCACATCTGTCCGGATGAAGCAAAACATTTTCCCTTTGTAGCAATAAAACGGCATGGCGTATTTCCATTCAGCCGTGATGTGCGGGTCCTGCGCCAGGATGATGGCGTGGAGCGCAAGCAGGCAGCTCTTTTGCGGTTCGCGGAGGCTTTGGAAGTAGTTGTCGACTTTTTTCATGGGGTGGTGGCGAATGATCCGTGGTGAATGTACGGAATTAGGGATTCCCGTTTCTCCTGAACCTTTCCCGGATGCTGCTGTTGTATAGTGAAAAGGAAAAATATGGTTTTGAATATGAGAACCCTGCTGCTGGGCGGATTGCTGGCGGTAAGCACACCGGCGGCTGAAAGCAGCGCCTGCACCCGTGTGGTGTACAAAGGACTGAACGGAACCCTGCTCACGGCCCGGTCGATGGACTGGAAAGAAGACATTCTTACAAATCTCTGGATGTTCCCTCGGGGGATGCAGCGCACCGGTGAAGTGGGGACTAATGCTGTGAAGTGGACGGCTAAATACGGCAGCGTGATTGCTTCGGGGTATGATATTTCAACGACGGACGGGATGAATGAAAAAGGGCTCGTGGCCAACCTGCTTTTCCTGGCAGAGTCGGAATACCCGGCATTTACGGCGCAGAAACAGGGCATGTCGATTGCCGTATGGTGCCAGTATGTGCTGGATAATTTCTCCACAG
Above is a genomic segment from Chitinophaga pollutisoli containing:
- a CDS encoding FAD-binding and (Fe-S)-binding domain-containing protein, with amino-acid sequence MEAIGRALEAILPADRIKTRLIDILSYAADAGFYHLEPKAVVQPVGEAEVLALFRFSHQHQIPLTFRAAGTSLSGQSVTDGILADLSQHWQAMKIENDGATVRVQPGITGGIVNARLRQFGKKIGPDPASINSAMMGGILSNNASGMCCGVSKNSYHTVQYIRFILPNGLTFTTENPEDYQRFREQCGDLHDTLLRLRDNVRADEQIRERIRAKYRTKNTVGYSVNAFVDFDDPLDILAHLLIGAEGTLGFISEAVMRTIPDYPEKSTGLLYFPDIHTACSAIVPLTESGAEAVELMDRASLRSVEHLPGIPALVKTLPGSAAALLVEYQGNTQEELAVKKDKFLGLAGAISLIVPPSFTENPVEQAYLWKIRKGMFPSVGAVRESGTTVILEDIAVPVARLGDAILDLQVLFAKYGYENAIIFGHAKDGNIHFVVTQSFDTPAEIQRYDAFIREVVALIAGKYDGALKAEHGTGRNMAPFVETEWGPGIYEVMKTLKSAIDPQNLLNPGVLINADKEAHIRHLKELPRVEEEVDKCMECGFCEYKCPSRNLTLTPRRRIVVRRALVKLKHQNRKQDYQQLLKEYQYDGLDTCAVDGLCAVACPVDINTGMLVKRLRRENHSPFANKVALQVAKNFNFVSKAVWVGLKAGSAVNSVFGEHAMTGLTKGIRKVIPAMPLWSSHLRPSSWHPSPAATVAECEGPKAVYFPSCINRIMGGSENGKKTITETFASVSRKAGISLIQPNDIGGNCCGQIYSSKGFGPAYTHTVNATIEKLWKWTREGQSPVVLDITSCTHTLRDCRPALTPENKSRFDAMRILDSIEYLLEEVLPRVEVKRRKASIALHPVCSLQKMGIESKFSQVAKALAENVTIPVNAGCCGMAGDRGFLFPELTASATRPEADDLKGACHDGYYSSAKTCEMAMTEAVGKNYESIVFLLDECVD
- a CDS encoding DUF1801 domain-containing protein — protein: MKKVDNYFQSLREPQKSCLLALHAIILAQDPHITAEWKYAMPFYCYKGKMFCFIRTDVKTQTPYIGMVEGKRLHYPGLEQGDRARMKVMTFDPDADLPVTILHDMLTEALDFYRKGIIPIKKK